One stretch of Nicotiana tabacum cultivar K326 chromosome 18, ASM71507v2, whole genome shotgun sequence DNA includes these proteins:
- the LOC107781389 gene encoding 3-methyl-2-oxobutanoate hydroxymethyltransferase 1, mitochondrial-like, which yields MVFFPSISRTISSSVRKNVQTHYRKLRYMSNVPENTVYGGPKPQNPNQRVTLTSLRQKHKKGEPITMVTGYDYPSGVHIDMAGIDICLVGDSASMVVHGHDTTLPITLDEMLVHCRAVARGAKRPLLVGDLPFGTYESSTKQAVDTAVRVLKEGGMDAIKLEGGAPSRITAAKAIVEAGIAVIGHVGLTPQAISVLGGFRPQGRNVDSAVKVVETAMALQEVGCFSVVLECVPAPVAAAATSALQIPTIGIGAGPFCSGQVLVYHDLLGMMQHPHHAKVTPKFCKQFGQVGDVINKALLQYKEEVTNGSFPSSAHSPYKIGAADMDGFFSELQKLGFSDAASAAAAATEKIQTANSPA from the exons ATGGTATTCTTTCCTTCAATTTCAAGAACTATTTCTTCTTCAGTGAGGAAAAATGTGCAAACCCATTACAGAAAATTGAGGTACATGAGTAACGTTCCAGAAAACACTGTATATGGTGGGCCGAAACCCCAAAACCCAAATCAAAGAGTGACACTAACGAGTCTAAGACAAAAACATAAGAAGGGGGAGCCTATAACAATGGTGACGGGTTATGATTACCCATCAGGTGTTCATATAGATATGGCTGGAATTGATATATGTCTTGTGGGTGACTCAGCATCTATGGTAGTTCATGGGCATGACACCACTTTGCCTATTACACTTGATGAGATGCTTGTTCACTGTAGAGCTGTTGCTAGAGGTGCTAAAAGGCCTCTTCTTGTTGGTGATTTACCTTTTGGTACTTATGAGTCTAGTACTAAACag GCAGTAGATACAGCTGTAAGAGTTCTAAAGGAAGGAGGGATGGACGCAATTAAGTTGGAAGGTGGGGCGCCATCAAGAATTACAGCAGCTAAAGCTATTGTTGAAGCCGGGATTGCTGTAATTGGGCATGTGGGACTAACACCACAGGCAATCAGTGTACTTGGAGGATTTAGGCCTCAAGGCAGAAATGTTGATAGCGCAGTCAAG GTTGTGGAAACTGCCATGGCATTGCAGGAAGTAGGTTGTTTTTCTGTTGTTTTAGAATGTGTGCCTGCGCCTGTGGCTGCAGCAGCAACATCCGCTCTTCAGATCCCCACTATTGGAATCGGTGCTGGGCCTTTCTGCAGTGGTCAG GTGCTAGTTTATCACGATCTACTTGGGATGATGCAACACCCACACCATGCCAAG GTTACTCCTAAGTTTTGTAAGCAGTTCGGGCAAGTTGGAGATGTTATCAACAAAGCTCTTCTACAGTACAAGGAAGAAGTAACAAATGGTTCCTTTCCTAGCTCTGCTCATAGCCCATATAAGATAGGCGCAGCCGATATGGATGGTTTCTTCTCCGAGTTACAGAAGTTGGGTTTCAGTGATGCAGCTTCAGCAGCAGCTGCTGCCACTGAAAAGATTCAGACAGCTAATTCGCCTGCCTAA